A window from Marinobacter salsuginis encodes these proteins:
- a CDS encoding M48 family metalloprotease, with translation MNLSAIKTSLAIVTLAVLLSGCSVNPVTGEKQLSLIGESQELAMGAEQYEPTQQTQGGRFYIDPELNLYVSEVGQKLAQVSDRPDLPYEFVVLNSSVPNAWALPGGKIAINRGLLTELEDEAQLASVLGHEIVHAAARHSVQRMQQGMLISAGVAGLGFALSDNEWAGLIMGGAALGAQLALAQYSQGDELESDHYGILYMKQAGYDPQAAVELQELFLKLSEGRQSSFIDGLFATHPPSAKRVQENRELVQKIGAGGYRGADVYERKMAKLRSLQPAYEAHDKAMELASKGEMKPALDKVNEAIRLLPREAMFYALRGRIYQEQKEAEKAAADFEKAVELYPEMFKYRLYNGLNALRLNNLDKARENLIKANETVPTSIAFLRLGDVAVKQNNRNEAIAYYSKAAEAGGDVAEEAKRKLAALTQ, from the coding sequence TTGAACCTGTCTGCTATCAAAACCAGCCTCGCTATCGTTACTCTGGCGGTATTGCTGAGTGGTTGCTCGGTTAATCCGGTTACCGGCGAAAAGCAGCTTTCGCTGATCGGCGAGAGCCAGGAACTCGCCATGGGCGCGGAGCAATACGAGCCCACACAGCAAACCCAGGGCGGCCGGTTTTACATCGACCCCGAGCTGAATCTGTACGTGAGCGAGGTCGGCCAGAAGCTGGCGCAGGTCAGCGATCGTCCCGATCTGCCCTACGAATTCGTGGTTCTTAACAGCAGCGTGCCCAACGCCTGGGCCTTGCCCGGAGGCAAGATCGCCATCAATCGCGGCCTGCTGACAGAACTCGAGGACGAGGCTCAGCTTGCCTCGGTTCTTGGCCACGAGATTGTTCACGCTGCGGCCAGACACAGTGTTCAGCGGATGCAACAGGGCATGCTGATCAGTGCCGGCGTTGCTGGCCTCGGCTTTGCGCTTTCGGATAACGAATGGGCCGGGCTGATCATGGGTGGTGCCGCATTGGGGGCCCAACTCGCACTGGCGCAATACAGCCAGGGAGATGAACTGGAATCTGATCATTACGGCATTCTTTACATGAAACAGGCAGGCTACGACCCGCAGGCGGCTGTCGAGCTTCAGGAGCTCTTTCTGAAACTCTCTGAGGGCCGTCAGTCCAGCTTCATTGATGGTCTGTTTGCGACCCATCCACCCTCGGCAAAGAGGGTGCAGGAAAACCGCGAACTGGTTCAGAAGATCGGTGCCGGCGGCTATCGGGGAGCGGATGTCTACGAACGCAAGATGGCCAAGCTCCGTTCGCTGCAACCCGCGTACGAGGCCCACGACAAGGCCATGGAGCTTGCTTCCAAGGGTGAAATGAAACCTGCCCTGGACAAAGTAAACGAAGCGATTCGCCTGCTTCCGCGGGAGGCCATGTTCTACGCGCTGCGCGGTCGAATCTATCAGGAGCAGAAGGAAGCTGAGAAAGCCGCTGCCGACTTCGAGAAGGCCGTGGAGCTGTATCCCGAAATGTTTAAATACCGCCTTTACAACGGCCTGAATGCCCTGAGACTCAATAATCTGGACAAGGCCAGGGAAAACCTCATCAAAGCCAATGAAACCGTTCCCACATCCATCGCCTTCCTGCGACTCGGCGATGTCGCGGTAAAACAGAATAATCGAAATGAAGCCATTGCCTATTACAGCAAGGCCGCCGAAGCCGGTGGTGACGTGGCTGAAGAGGCCAAACGTAAACTGGCGGCACTCACGCAATAA